The DNA segment CGGCGTCGATCCGGCCGTAGTTCACCTTCCGCTGGGCGACGATCGGTACGCCGTACAGCGTGACCTTCTCGTACGCCATCACCGCGGCCTGGTCCTTCTCCCAGTGCGGCTCGCTGTACGTGCGCTTCAGCAGGTGCTCTGCGAGCGGCTCGACCCACTCCGGCTCGACCCTCGCGTTGACCCGCGCCCACAGCCGGGACGTCTCGACCAGTTCCGCCGACATCACGAACCGTGGCGGCTTCTTGAACAGCGTCGAACCCGGGAAGATCGCGAACTTGGCGTTGCGCGCGCCCACGTACTCGTTGCGCCCGCCGCCGTCCTTGCGCCCGCTCCCGTCCTTGCGGGCGGTCTGGCCGGAGTCCTTCGACTCCTTCACGTCCTTCATCCCGACGTGGGAGAGCAGGCCCGCGAGCAGCGAGACGTGGATGCGGTCCTCGGGGGCGTCCTCCTCGTTGAGGTGGATACCCATCTGCTTGGCGACCGTGCGCAGCTGTGTGTAGATGTCCTGCCACTCGCGGATCCGCAGGAAGTTCAGGTACTCCTGCTTGCACATGCGCCGGAAGGACGAGGAGCCGCGCTCCCTCTGCTGCTCCCGCACGTAGCGCCACAGGTTGAGGTAGGCGAGGAAGTCGCTGGTCTCGTCCCGGAACCGGGCATGCTGCTGGTCCGCCTGGGTCTGCTTGTCGGCCGGCCGCTCGCGCGGGTCCTGGATGGACAGCGCCGCCACGATCACCATGACCTCGCGGACACACCCGTTGCGGTCCGCCTCCAGCACCATGCGCGCCAGCCGCGGGTCGACCGGCAGCTGGGCCAGTTTCCGTCCGGTCTCCGTCAGCCGCTTGCGGGGGTCCTTCTGCGTCGCGTCCAGCGCGTTCAGTTCCTGGAGCAGTTGCACGCCGTCACGGATGTTCCGGTGGTCCGGCGGGTCGATGAAGGGGAACTTCTCGATCTCGCCGAGGCCCGCCGCGGTCATCTGCAGGATGACCGAGGCCAGGTTGGTACGGAGGATCTCCGCGTCCGTGAACTCCGGACGGGTCTCGAAGTCGTCCTCGCTGTACAGCCGGATGCAAATGCCGTCCGACGTGCGCCCGCAGCGGCCCTTGCGCTGGTTGGCGCTGGCCTGCGACACCGGCTCGATCGGCAGCCGCTGCACCTTGGTCCGGTGGCTGTAGCGGGAGATCCGCGCGAACCCGGGGTCGATGACGTACTTGATGCCCGGCACCGTCAGCGACGTCTCCGCGACGTTCGTCGCCAGAACGATCCTGCGGCCGCTGTGCTGCTGGAAGACACGGTGCTGCTCGGTGTGCGAGAGCCGCGCGTAGAGCGGCAGCACCTCGGTGCTGTGCCAGTCGGCGCCTCCGGCGCGGGGGTAGGCCTTCCTCGTCAGCGCGTCCGCCGTGTCCCGGATCTCCCGCTCGCCGGAGAGGAAGACCAGGATGTCGCCGGGCCCCTCGGCCATCAGCTCCTCGACCGCGTCCGTGATCGCGGTGATCTGATCGCGGTCGGAGTCCTCCGAGTCCTCCTCGAGCAACGGCCGGTAACGCACCTCGACGGGATACGTACGGCCGCTGACCTCGACGACAGGAGCATCGCCGAAGTGCCGCGAGAACCGCTCCGGGTCGATGGTGGCCGACGTGATGACGACCTTCAGGTCCGGGCGCCTGGGCAACAGCTGGGCGAGATAGCCGAGCAGGAAGTCGATGTTCAGCGACCGCTCGTGGGCCTCGTCGATGATGATCGTGTCGTAGGCGCGCAGCTCACGGTCCGTCTGGATCTCGGCGAGCAGGATGCCGTCGGTCATCAGTTTCACGAAGGTGGCGTCCGGACTCACCTGGTCGGTGAACCGCACCTTCCAGCCGACGGCCTTCCCGAGCGGGGTGTCCAGCTCCTCCGCGATCCGCTCCGCCACCGTGCGGGCGGCGATCCGGCGGGGCTGGGTGTGCCCGATCATCCCCCGGACGCCCCGGCCCAGTTCCATGCAGATCTTCGGGATCTGCGTCGTCTTGCCGGAACCCGTCTCACCCGCGACGATCACCACCTGGTGATCGCGGATCGCCTCGGCGATCTCGTCCTTCTTCTGGCTGACCGGCAACTGCTGCGGATACGTGACCGCCGGTACCCGCGCCCGACGCCTGGCCATCCGCTCCTCGGCCCTGGAGACCTCCGCCTCGATCTCGCCGAGCACAGCGGCCTTGGCCTCCGGCTTGCGGATCTTGCGCGCGCCCTCGAGCCTGCGCCCGAGCCGCTGCGTGTCGCGCAGCGAGAGCTCGGTCAGGCGAGAGGCGAGAGCGCCGAAGGCCGGGGCGCCTGAGGAGGCGTTGGCGGAGGCGCCGGAGGAGGGGGCGGAGGCAGGGTGCGTGGACATACGGGAACCAGGATCTCATCCTCGGGAAATCCGTGGCGAACGGTTTTGTCCCGGGCGTCGGAGTGAGAGGGGGGAGTGGGCGCATGAGAGCACCCCCTCCAGAATTCCGGAGGGGGTGTCTGTTGTGGCTGGGGCCGGGGTCGAACCGGCGACCTATCGCTTTTCAGGCGATCGCTCGTACCAACTGAGCTACCCAGCCACGAGGTTTCACGTGAAACCTCAGCGGTCCTGACGGGATTTGAACCCGCGGCCTCCACCTTGACAGGGTGGCGAGCACTCCAAACTGCTCCACAGGACCAAGCTCTGTACGACAGTGTCGCACAGGGTGATACGTGCCCCCAACGGGATTCGAACCCGTGCTACCGCCTTGAAAGGGCGGCGTCCTAGGCCGCTAGACGATGAGGGCTATCGGCCCGCCTGGGCGCTTCTCAGCGCGTCGGGGACGTCCGAAGCATATGTGATGCCGGGAGGGATCGCCAAAACGGTTTACGGGGTGGGTGCCGAGGAGGTGGGGGAGGGGAGCCGGGTGGGGGGCGGGGAGGGTGAACCGGACGGGGACGCGCCCGGTTGGTTCTCCTCCGGGAGATGCCGGCTGACCTCTGCCGTGGTCAGGCCCAGGCCGCCCAGCCGGATCGCGTCCCAGGCCTGGAGGCGGCGGGTGTCGCGGTCGAAGTAGAGGATCGAGGCCTCGATGGGGTCGGGGTGCTTGCCCTCGACGGCGCGCAGTCCGCCACCGCCGGTGGAGCCTTCGACGCGGAGCCTGGTGCCGTACTTCATGACCTCCGTCTCCTGGCGGTGGATGTGCCCGGCCAGGACGAGGGGCACTGTGCCGTCGACCTCGCGGGCCGCCGACGGCTCATGGGCGACGGCGACGTCGACCGGGGTGCCGGCGGCCCGCTGGTCGCGCAGGGCGGAGGCCAGGCGGGCGCCCGCGAGTTCCTGGGACTGCTCGGCGCCGGGCTTCCTGGAGCGGTCCGGGGTGAACTGCGGGTCACCGATGCCGGCGAAGCGCAGGCCGGCGACCGTCCTGGCCCGGCCGTCGTCCAGGACGTGGACGTTGTCGAGACCTTCCAGGTAGCGCTGGGTGAGGGCCGAGTCGTGGTTGCCGCGGACCCAGACATAGGGGGCGCCGAGGTTCTCGACGGGGTCGAGGAAGCCGTTCTCGGCGGCGGTGCCGTGGTCCATGGTGTCGCCGGAGTCGACGATGACGTTCACCCGGTACTGCTCGACGAGTGAGGCGATGATCGCCCAGCTCGCGGGGTTGAGGTGGATGTCGGAGACGTGCAGGACCCGGAGGGTGGTCGGGTCGGACTGGTAGGCGGGGAGTGTGGAGGTGGCGTCGTAGAGCTTCGTCACGTTGGTGACCAGGCGGGCCAGCTCCTTCTGGTAGACGTCGAACTCCGTGACGATGCTGCGGGCGTTGCCGACCAGGGAGGGCGCCGAGGAGAGCAGGCCGGAGAACCTGGGCTCGAGGACGGAGTCCGGGTTCCAGGAGGTGTACGCGGTGCCGCCGGACGCGGCCAGCAGGGTGAGGGCGAGGCCGCCCGCGGCCAGGGCCCGGCGCGGGCGGCGGTAGACGGCGAGGCCGAGGGCGGTGGCGCCGGTGACGACGGCGACGACGGAGCGCACGGCGAGGTCGGCGGTGCCGCGGGCGATGTCCTGGGTGACTTCGTCCTGGAGCCCGGAGAGGCGCTCGGGGTGGTCGACGAGGGCCTGGGAGCGGGCGGGGTCGAGCTGGTCGACGTTGACGTCGAGGCGGACGGGGGCGTGGTGGCTGTCGAGTTCGAGGGCACCCAGGGGAGAGACGTTGATCTTCGTGCCGCCCGTGAGCGACGGGCGCAGGGTCATGGTCGTGTCCATGGGGCCGACGGGAACGCGCACGTTGCCCACGATCAGCAGGCCGAGCCAGGCGCCCAGCAGGACGACGGCGAGGAGCCCCACGACGCGCTTGTAGGGGTGGGCAGGCCGGGCGGCGAGGGTGGTGGTGACGGCCGCCGCCGGGGCGGTCGGGCGACGGGAGCGGTGACGGCGGGTGAGAGCTCGCGGGACCCTTCGGATGCGGTGCCGGAGGGTCCCGACTGCGGCGGGGACGCGTGCCATTGGTCCCGTATGCCCATGCGGCGCGTCGGATATGCGGGGCGCCCGGCGGGACTCGTACGGATGAGTCATGGCCG comes from the Streptomyces sp. KMM 9044 genome and includes:
- the hrpA gene encoding ATP-dependent RNA helicase HrpA → MSTHPASAPSSGASANASSGAPAFGALASRLTELSLRDTQRLGRRLEGARKIRKPEAKAAVLGEIEAEVSRAEERMARRRARVPAVTYPQQLPVSQKKDEIAEAIRDHQVVIVAGETGSGKTTQIPKICMELGRGVRGMIGHTQPRRIAARTVAERIAEELDTPLGKAVGWKVRFTDQVSPDATFVKLMTDGILLAEIQTDRELRAYDTIIIDEAHERSLNIDFLLGYLAQLLPRRPDLKVVITSATIDPERFSRHFGDAPVVEVSGRTYPVEVRYRPLLEEDSEDSDRDQITAITDAVEELMAEGPGDILVFLSGEREIRDTADALTRKAYPRAGGADWHSTEVLPLYARLSHTEQHRVFQQHSGRRIVLATNVAETSLTVPGIKYVIDPGFARISRYSHRTKVQRLPIEPVSQASANQRKGRCGRTSDGICIRLYSEDDFETRPEFTDAEILRTNLASVILQMTAAGLGEIEKFPFIDPPDHRNIRDGVQLLQELNALDATQKDPRKRLTETGRKLAQLPVDPRLARMVLEADRNGCVREVMVIVAALSIQDPRERPADKQTQADQQHARFRDETSDFLAYLNLWRYVREQQRERGSSSFRRMCKQEYLNFLRIREWQDIYTQLRTVAKQMGIHLNEEDAPEDRIHVSLLAGLLSHVGMKDVKESKDSGQTARKDGSGRKDGGGRNEYVGARNAKFAIFPGSTLFKKPPRFVMSAELVETSRLWARVNARVEPEWVEPLAEHLLKRTYSEPHWEKDQAAVMAYEKVTLYGVPIVAQRKVNYGRIDAEVSRELFIRNALVEGDWRTHHKFFADNRRLLTEVEELEHRARRRNILVDDETLFDFYDQRVPGHVVSGAHFDSWWKHKRHEQPDFLDFEREMLIRESAQAVTKADYPDSWQQGALTFRVTYQFEPGADADGVTVHVPLQVLNQVTGEGFDWQIPGLREEVVTELIRSLPKPVRRNYVPAPNYAKAFLERAVPLQEPLTTTMTRELKRMVGVPFDADDFDWSKVPDHVKVTFRIVDERRRKIAEGKDLEALRLRLKPKARQALSLAAAATAQREGGESLERTGLADWTVGTLTRVFETRRAGQPVKAFPALVDDGDTVSVRLFDTEAEQQPAMWKGTRRLILRNIPVNPAKFASEKLTNAQKLALSAHPHGSVQALFDDCAMAAADRLIADFGGPVWDEESYRKLYDKVRAEIVDTTVRTVGQVQQVLAAWQACERRLKGVRSPVLLANLQDVRAQLDALVKPGFVTETGLRRLPDLMRYLVAVDRRLQQMPTNVQRDTTRMEKVHEMRDEYAWLLEQMPQGRPVPQQVLDIRWMIEELRVSYFAHALGTAYPVSDKRIVKAIDAAVP
- a CDS encoding metallophosphoesterase family protein, whose amino-acid sequence is MARVPAAVGTLRHRIRRVPRALTRRHRSRRPTAPAAAVTTTLAARPAHPYKRVVGLLAVVLLGAWLGLLIVGNVRVPVGPMDTTMTLRPSLTGGTKINVSPLGALELDSHHAPVRLDVNVDQLDPARSQALVDHPERLSGLQDEVTQDIARGTADLAVRSVVAVVTGATALGLAVYRRPRRALAAGGLALTLLAASGGTAYTSWNPDSVLEPRFSGLLSSAPSLVGNARSIVTEFDVYQKELARLVTNVTKLYDATSTLPAYQSDPTTLRVLHVSDIHLNPASWAIIASLVEQYRVNVIVDSGDTMDHGTAAENGFLDPVENLGAPYVWVRGNHDSALTQRYLEGLDNVHVLDDGRARTVAGLRFAGIGDPQFTPDRSRKPGAEQSQELAGARLASALRDQRAAGTPVDVAVAHEPSAAREVDGTVPLVLAGHIHRQETEVMKYGTRLRVEGSTGGGGLRAVEGKHPDPIEASILYFDRDTRRLQAWDAIRLGGLGLTTAEVSRHLPEENQPGASPSGSPSPPPTRLPSPTSSAPTP